AGGGTATAGCATTATGGCTAAACCGTTAACGAATGAAGAGATTTCTTCAGCACTTTCCGATCTGGATGGCTGGAGTCACAAAGATGACAAGCTAAACAAAGAGTTTTCTTTTGAAAATTTCCGTGATGCCTTGGCTTTTATTACGCGCATTGCATTTGAAGCCGAAGAGCAGGTACATCATCCTGAAATCTTTAATGTATACAATACTGTTAAAATAGCACTCAGTACCCATGACGCAGGCGGTAAGGTAACAGAGAAAGACCTGAAGCTTGCCAAAAGTATTGAGTCACTGTACAACAAATAAGCTGCATGGATTATTTACACGATCTTTATTCTTTTTTACCCGGTATCATTGTCGCCGTTGCCGGTTTGCTGGTCATCATCATAGATTCTTATAAGGATGACCATGATGGGATATTCGGACTGACCATATTTGCATTGGTTGCCGCACTCGGTGTTTCGATTTTTGATATGCTCGGGCCGACCGGAGAAGCCTTTTCGGGCATGATCACCTATGGCGGAACGGCCGCATTCGGCAGTATGGTAGTGTTATTCGGGTCCCTGTTCTGCATGCTGATTTCCAGGGAGTATCTTCAGGCTATCGATCATAATTTTGGTGAAGTCTATGCCATGGTTCTTTTTGCAACAACCGGTATGCTCGGACTGGCCGCTGCCAATAATCTTATAATGATCTTTCTGGGGCTGGAGACGATGTCAGTCTGTCTCTATGTGCTTGCGGGTCTCATTAAAGAGGAAAAGATTGGAGCGGAAGCGGCATTGAAGTATTTTCTGCTGGGTGCTTTTTCGACCGGATTCCTGCTCTACGGTATGGCGCTGTTATACGGAGCCACCGGGTCACTGAATATTTATGAAATTGCTGCCGGGGCAAGTAGCGATCTGTTGTTTATCGCGGGTGCCGGATTACTGCTGGTTGGATTTTTCTTCAAGATATCTGCAGTACCCTTTCACATGTGGACGCCGGACGTTTACCAGGGTACACCTACCACGCTTACTGCCTACATGGCCACTGCTTCCAAGTCAGCTACTTTTGTGGCGCTGATTTTGATTCTTTCCAGAATGCTGCCCTCAGACATAGGAGAGTGGAGCGAAGTAATAGCTATCATTTCTATTATCACCATGATACTGGGTAATATCATTGCCTTGGTGCAGGATAACATCAAGCGGATGCTGGCATACTCGAGTATTGCCCATGCCGGTTATCTGCTGGTTGGTTTGGCGGCCGGAACCCCGGAAGGGTACAGTGCGGTGCTCTACTATCTGTTTGCCTATACCATCATGAATGTTGGGGCCTTTGGTGTTGTAGCCTATTACGAACGCCAGCAAGGTCTCGACTTTACCGATATAAACAACTATGCGGGACTAGGATTCAAGAGTCCCATGATGGGAGTTATGCTCTCCATATTCCTTTTTTCCCTGGCCGGTATACCTCCAATGATCGGCTTTATCGGGAAGTACCTTGTTTTTGCTGCGGCCATTAATGCCGGAATGATCACACTTGCTGTAATTGGTGTTCTGGCTAGTGCAGCTAGTGTTTACTACTATCTCCGTCCTATGGTTTATCTCTACATGCGGGAGCCACACAAGGACCTGCCTCTGGTTCATGCCGGGTGGTTGTTCAAAGGGAGCCTGCTGGTGCTGACAATTCTTACCATCTATTTTGGCATCGCCCCGGGCGAATTAACTGAGTTGCTTAGCTCTTACTACTCTGGTGACTGGGTAGCTTCCAGATTTATGCCATAGTAGCTGTTTCATAGAGATACACTGAGACTCTGTGGAATAATTTTGTCCAATCTCCAATTGTATTTCCAAATTAAAAACGCTATTTTTGCAAGCCTGTCAACCGCCCTCTAGCCGGCGAGACAGAGACCTGCTGGTCCGAATAGATCGGATCGGCTGTTTTCAACCGAAAACACCCAAAGGAAAAAACATATCACATGAGTAAAAATTATTACGAGCTAACCTATATTATTAATCCTGTGCTGGAAGACGATCAGTACGAGGAAATAATTGGTAAATTTACCGATTTCATCAAAGGTAACGATGGAGAAATCGATGAAGTTAATGAATGGGGAATCCGGAAGTTTGAGTTTGAAATGGACGGTAAGACCAGCGGGTATTATGTAAATGCCTTTTTTGACGCACCCGGCGATCTGATTGAAAAACTGGAGCGTTCCATGCGCATTGATGATAATATCATGCGCTACCTAACGCTGAAATATGACGCCAAAATGTTGCGTCATCGCGAACTCCAGAAGAAAAATGCCGTTCCCGATATCTTTGCCTTCGACGATGATGAAGAGCAGAACGACGAAGACGAAGATTAAAAAAGCCCTAACCGAAAAGATTTTATATTATGATTAAGAATCCATCACATCCGAAGAAAGGACACATCAGAACCCGTGAGTGCAAATTTACCAAAGCGGGTATAGAGTACATCGATTATAAAGATACGGAAGTACTGCAGCGTTTCATGAACGACCAGGGACGTATTCTTCCCCGCCGTGTAACCGGAACCAGTGCCAAATACCAGAGACAACTTTCCCGCGCCATCAAACGCGCCCGTTTTCTCGGTATGATTCCATATGTAGCTGATAACCTTCGATAAAAGACTTTTTTACTATGCCAAATCAAATGAAATTAATCCTTAAAGAAGACGTTAATAAGTTAGGTGAGTCCGGTGACATCGTTGATGTTAAGCCAGGATACGGCCGTAACTATTTGATTCCCCAAGGCAAAGCCATCATGGCTACCGAGGGAGCGTTGAAGCAGTTGGATGCTATTAAAGAAAGTGCTGAACGCAGAGCCGAACTTACTGTTGAAGCTGCCAAAGAGATGGCAGAACGTCTTGAAACGACATCCGTAACTATTTCTGTTTCGGTTGGTGAGGATGAGCGAATCCACGGAACCGTAACGAACCAGGATGTTGCTGATGCTCTTCAGGAACGTGACATTGAGATAGATCGTCGTAAGATCGAACTCGATCAGGATATCAAAACGCTGGGCGAGTATACGGCTACCGTAAATCTTATTGGAGAAATTAAGCAGCAGATTAAGGTTTGGGTAGTTAAAGAGTAATAAACGCCTGATGCGTGAAGCAATTAATACCTAAACTTTTGTTGATGAAAATTACTTCCAAAATAGCAATGGGGATCATCGTGCTGATGTTATCCCCATTTTTTGTTCAGGCCCAGCTACTTGACCCGGTTTCATTCGAAGTATCTCAGGCTCCGGAAACTGTAAAAGCCGGTGAAGCTTTTGAGATTACCGTAGAAGCTACCATTGAAGGTGAGTGGCATCTCTATTCTATTGCCAACGATCCCGACGCAGGACCCTATCCAACACAGTTTTCATCCAAGAACCCCCAGCTTCAACTAGCCGGGGATGTCAGCGAGTCAGAGGCGGTCATAGAGTACGATCCCAACTTTGAAACCGACCTTGGATGGCATACTTCAAATGCAACATTTACGATTCCGTTAGCTTTTCAGACGGATGCTTCGGGCAGCTCTATGATTGACGTAGAGGTTCTGTACCAGGTGTGCGATGATAAATCGTGTCTGCCGCCCAAAAGGAAATCCATAACCAAGGGAATCACCATATCGGGTGTGGCTGACCAGCCTTATGAAGGATTGACCGAAAGTGATTCTGGTAGTCCTGCCGCTTCTTCCGCAGACGGATCATCCGGAGGAACCGGTGGGGCGCAGGTTGATGAGTCAACCACCGGTTCGGCAACTGCCGGAGGCTTTGGTGGAGACGGTATTTTCTCATTCCTCTGGCTGGCACTTACAGCCGGATTCGCTGCGCTTTTGACACCCTGTGTCTTTCCCATGATCCCGCTCACGGTTTCCTTCTTTTCAAAACAGAAAGAGGGGCAACGGGGTAAGGCTGTAGGACAGGCTTTTGGATTTGGAATTGCTATTGTACTAACCTTCACCATACTCGGGGCACTGCTTGCATTATTAATTGGGGCATCCGGGGCCAACCAATTTGCTGCCAATCCGTGGGTTAATCTGATGATTGCACTGGTGCTGGTTGTATTTGCAGTCAGTCTGTTGGGAGCTTTCGAGCTTCGTCTTCCATATCAGGTTACAAACTGGTTGAACCGCAAGAGTAACGAAAGCTCAGGTTTGACGGGCGTATTGTTCATGGCCCTGACCATTAGCGCGGTATCCTTTTCCTGTACCGCTCCTTTTGTTGGAGGCGTGCTGGCTGCGACAGCCGGAGGCGAGTGGTTCTATCCTATCATAGGAATGATGGGCTTCTCGGCCGCTTTTGCCAGTCCTTTTGTACTTTTTGCTCTCTTCCCACGCTGGCTGGAGTCCCTGCCAAAGAGTGGTTCTTGGATGAATATTGTGAAGGTACTGCTCGGTTTCATTGAGTTGGCTGCCGCATTCAAGTTTCTTTCCAACGCCGACCTGGTTTGGGGCTGGGGACTCGTCTCACGTCCGCTGACTATTGCAGCCTGGATTGCAATCTTCTTGATGGCCGGTCTTTATATATTAGGTGTTTACTCCGTAAAGCACGAAACCAAGCCAAATCAGATCGGTACGGGCCGATTAATGCTGGCAATTCCGTTTTTCCTCTTTAGCTTTTATTTGATACCGGGACTGCTAGGTGCTTCGCTGGGAATTTGGGATGCGTGGCTTCCGCCTAAACAGGCTACCGATGTAAGTGTAGTCTATTCTATTTCCCAAAGGGGTGGTGGCTCCGATTCCGGAGAAGAGTGGGAAAACTGGTCAGAAAACTACGATGAATCCGTTGAAGTTGCCAAGACCTCAGGCAAGCCTGTGTTTATAGACTTTACCGGTTATACCTGTACAAACTGTCGCGCGATGGAGTCCAATGTATTTCCCTTGGAGCCTATACAAAATAATTTTGAACAAATGGAAAAGGTTCGTCTTTATACTGATGATGGAACGGACGGACCCGAGAACCAAAAATTTCAATTCCAGCTGACCGGTACGGTTGCATTACCTACCTACGTTATTGTAAATCCGCATACCGGAAATGTAATCAGTCAGCTGGTGGGATATTCCGACAAGGATGAATTCCAGAGTTTTCTGGAAAATGGGTTAAACAGATACCGCAATTTAGAGAAATCTGACACTAAGGTGGGATTGAATTAGGTAAATTCCTTAAGTGTTATTTTATTTAAGTGTTAAAGCTTTTAAACAGCCTGTTATTTACCAAATAACTGCTTTTGTTATTTTGACATTTAAGTCAAAATGATCTATAATTTTGCAACTTTGTGAGCCCAAAAAAATTAAATCAAATAATAAAATAGGAGTAATCGTATGACATCGTCAATAGCTCTCTTCCTTCTACAAGCTGGAGCTGATCAAGGCTTTTTTAATGTAATCGTTGAAAAGTTTAATGAAGGTGGCGGCTGGATGTGGCCGGTACTAATCGCTCTCATTCTAGGCTTGGCCATATTTCTCGAACGAATTATCACACTTAACCTTGCTGACATCGATACTCGTAAGTTCGTAGTCAATGTTCAGGAAGCTCTTCAGGAAGGCGGCGTGCCTGCTGCACAGGAATTGTGCTCTGAAACCCGCGGCCCGGTTGCTTCTGTATTCCAAGCCGGACTGATGCGTATGGATGAAGGTATTGAAGCTGCTGAGAAAGCAATTTCAGCCTACGGTTCTATTGAAATGAGTTTCCTTGAAAGAGGACTTGTTTGGCTATCTCTCTTTATTGCCATTGCACCGCTGCTCGGCTTCCTCGGAACAGTTGTAGGTATGATCGAGGCCTTCGATGCTATTCAAGCTGCAGGTGATATTTCGCCTACCCTGGTTGCCGGAGGTATTAAAGTAGCACTTTTAACAACTGCTTCAGGTCTTCTTGCAGGTATTATTCTACAGGTAGGCTATAACTACTGCGTTTCCAAGATCGACAGACTCATTGCCGAAATGGAAGAATCTTCCATCACGCTGATTGACTCTATCGTTGAAATGAAGCAAGGCGGAAGTCCTTCAGCTTCAAATCCCGCTGGTGAATAATCTTAACATTCCAATCAACATAAAGGTGACAACATGTATAGTGTAATTGGACTTGGAATTGCAGCGGGACTGATAGGACTTGGAGTTATTGCAATTATCGTTGCAGGCGCCAGAAGTATCAAGAATGGTAAGCAGGATTTTAAGAAGATCATCACTTTCCTGGTACCATTCGCAGTCTATGGCGTTGCATACGGTATAACCGGCAGCTTCAATGAAGCAGGTATTGCAACCATGATATTTATGATGGCAGCAATGTTACTGTTTATCGTACTGTCCGGCTTTAGAAGTACTTTTAACCTCTAGGATTACTGTTATGCTGAAGAAAAGAAAAAGAGAAGATCCCGAAGTCGGCGGTTCTTCCATGGCAGATATTGCTTTTCTGCTACTCATATTTTTTCTCCTGGTAACCACTATTGATGTGGACACGGGAATTGGTATGGTATTACCGCCGAAGCCGGAAGAAAATGTTGAACCGCCTCCCATTAAGGAGCGCAACATGCTTAAGATTCTGGTGAACGCCGAAGGCTTGATTCTTATGGATGACACGCCCACGGCGATTACGGAAGTAAAGCAGAAAGTTAAAGATTTCGTTACCAATAACGGTCAGGATCCAAACTTATCTGTCTCTCCTGATAAAGCTATCGTTTCTCTTAAAACTGACAGGGCAACGCCCTACCGGGTATACATAGATATGCTTGATGAGGTTATGGGTGCCTACGATGAGATACGAAACACGGCGGCACAGGAACGCTTTGGTAGAAGTCTGGACCAACTCGGTGAAGACAGCGAAGAGTTCCAGCAGATAAAGGATCTCTATCCAAAGAAAATTTCAATCGCAGAGCCTGACGAAGGATAACGAATTATGGGACATTTTAAGAAGAAATCTTCGAATACCAGTCAGGAAGTGCCGACAACGGCGATGCCTGATATCGTATTCATGCTGCTCATCTTTTTTATGGTTACCACCGTACTGAGAGAGGTTGAGTTGCAGGTACGAGTTAATTTTACCCAAGCTGAGAACATCGAAAAAATCGAACAGAAGCGTCTGGTCAGCTACGTTTACGTAGGGCCGGAACGTCTCTCAGGCAACCGGCTTGGACCTACCAAAATCCAGGTCGATGATGCACTCATCGAAGATGTAGCTGCTATTCGAAAACTCATGTACGACAAACTCCAGGAACAACCTAAACTGATTGTTTCCCTGCGTATTGATGAAGAGACTGAAGCCGGTATCGTAAACGATATCCAGCAGGAACTTCGCGAAGCAGGAACACTCAGAATAAACTACTCTACAAAACCGGAAGGTAATCCCGGAGGATAATCCAAAATTTTTGGGTACAAGGTTTTAAAAGGCATGTGCACTATGTGTACTTGCCTTTTATTTTTTAAGTGACATATCTATATGGATCAAAACAATTTCAGAACTATACAATCACTGGGCAGAAAAGAGCTCATCAATGAGCTGATGGAAAATTCCACAGTTCAGAAAGACACCGTAATTAATGGGGTGGGAGATGATGCCGCAGTACTAGCTTGCCGCGAAGGTGCATACAGTTTGCTCAGCTCGGAGACATTTATGGAAGGTGTAGACTTCGATCTCACCTATACGCCTCTAAATCATCTCGGTTATAAGGTAGCTTCCTCGGCAATCAGTGATATCTACGCCATGAAAGGAAAACCCGATTCCTTGCTGGTGAATATGGCACTTCCTAACAAGCTCTCTGTTGATATGGTTAAAGAGATCTATAAGGGCATCTATTCTTGCGGGGCAGAACATGATTTCCAGGTTGTTGGGGGTGACTTGACAGCATCGCATCAGATATTGTCCATGAGCATTACCTGCCAGGGAACGGTTGGGGAAGAAGAAATTGTATATCGCAGAGGTGCACAGGAAGGAGATGCCGTCTGCGTAACGGGTGATCTTGGAGGTGCTATTGCCGGACTCAGAATTCTTTTGAGAGAGAAAGAATACTGGCAGGATAGTCAGCAACAGCAATTTCAACCCGACCTGGAAGATTACGAGTATGTAGTGCAGCGACAACTGGTTCCCTTTGCCCAGAAAAAATTTATTGATACTCTCGAAGAACTTAAGATGTTGCCTTCGTCGATGATTGATCTGACCCAGGGCCTTGTAAGTGAATTGTCAAATATCACCGATGCATCCGATACCGGTGCCATGATATACCAGGCGGCACTTCCTATCGCGCTGGAAACCAGGCAGGTGGCGGATGAAATGAAGGAAGACGTTGATAAATATGCCTTATATGGCGGTGAAGATCTGGAAATGCTATTTACCTTAAAAAAAGAACAGGTAGAGCAATTAGCCGATACTTTTTCTAACTTTACGGTTATTGGCAAAATTACCTCAGAGTATGATGCTCCGGTGATGCAAACCGGAGAAGGTGAGCTGGTCAGCTTTACTGAAGATAATTAAATCATTCAATATACCGACAGTTTCTGCGTTATAATATTGCACAACATTAAGGAGAACCTTTCGTAAGCCACCCTGTACTACTAACAGATATAGATTGAGGCACGCAGGGTAATGTAATTTACCTTATATTTAGTTCTAGAATTAATCTACTCAGACTTTAAATGTCAGAAAACAAGAAATCACAGAATAAAAAAGATTCGGATTCTAAGAATCCCATAAAGGGCAAGAATAACAGCCCTAAGTTCCCTATTTGGATCTATGCCGTACTATTGCTGGCTCTATTTGGCATTCAGATCTTCTTTATGAGCCAGGGAAGCGGCAATCGCATTAAATACAGCCAGTTCCTGGAATATGTTGAACAGGGGTATGTCAAGGAAATCACGATAAAAAACAACAGTACTATTACCGGTGAGTACAGTGAGAAAGCCGTGCAGGAAGGTATTGTGAATCGAAACCAGGATCAGGACCAGTGGCAGCTGACCGACTCTGAGCCCACCAATCGCTTCAATACTACTATGATTGAGGGTGATGAAATTCGTCCGCTTCTGGACGCGAATGAGGTAGTTTATGATGCCCAAATTGAGGAGAACTGGTTCGACAGTATTTTCTTCTGGCTGATACCAATAGGTCTCGCCATTGCCTTCTGGATTTTCATCTTCCGACGCATGAATCCCGGACAGCAGGTACTGAATATCGGTAAGAATAAAGCCTCGCTGTATGATAAGCAGAAAGAGAACAAGGTTTCTTTCCGAGACGTTGCCGGGTTGGAAGAGGCTAAAGCTGAAGTGGAAGAGGTTGTAGAATTTCTTAAGAGTCCGAAAAAGTTCACCAAATTGGGCGGTACGCTACCTAAAGGCGTATTGCTGGTAGGCCCTCCGGGAACCGGTAAAACCCTGCTTGCAAAGGCTACTGCCGGGGAGGCTGATGTGCCGTTCTTTAGTCTGAGCGGATCCGATTTTGTAGAGATGTTTGTAGGTGTGGGTGCCGCACGGGTACGTGATCTGTTTAAACAGGCTAAAGAGAAAGCACCGTGTATCATATTTATTGATGAAATTGATGCCATCGGTCGAAGCCGTGGCAAGGGTATGATGATGGGTTCTAATGATGAGCGTGAAAATACCCTGAACCAGCTACTCAGTGAAATGGATGGGTTTAATACCGACAAGGGTGTCATCATTATGGCGGCTACCAACCGTCCGGATGTGTTGGATTCGGCTTTGCTTCGTCCCGGTCGTTTTGATCGACAAATTCTGATCGACAAACCTGATCTTAATGGAAGGGTACGCGTGCTGGAAGTTCACAGCCGTAAATTGAAACTTTCCAAAGATATTGACCTGAAGCTACTAGCTTCTCAAACACCCGGTTTTGCGGGAGCGGAACTGGCAAACCTTTGTAATGAGGCTGCCCTGATGGCTGCCAGACGCGGCAAAGAGGCAGTAGAGATGGTGGACTTCCAGGACTCCATCGAAAGGGTTATAGCGGGGCTTGAGAAAAAGAATAAGCTGATCAGTCCTAAAGAGCGTGAGATCGTAGCGTACCACGAAGCGGGACATGCTATTGTTGGTTGGTATCTCGAGCATACCGATCCGGTACTAAAAGTAAGTATTGTCCCTCGCGGGCTTGCTGCCCTGGGTTATACCTTGCAGACCCCGCTGGAAGATCGTTTCCTGATGACCACAGAAGAGCTTGATGATAAGATCTGTGCGCTGTTGGGCGGACGGATTTCAGAAGAAATTATATTCGGACGTATCTCCACAGGTGCCCAGAATGATCTGGAGCGTATCACTAATATGGCCTTCGCCATGGTTGCCGAGTACGGAATGAGTGAAGAGATAGGTTATCTGTCTCTGAAAGACTCCCAAAATCCTGAAAACAGCTATGGCTTTAACAAAAAATATTCACAGCGTACCTCAGAACGTATTGATGACGCCGTTGCAAAAATTGTTCAGAGAAACTACGAACGTACCAAGAAGCTGCTGAGGGATCATAAGGATGAGCTGGAGAAGATGGCCAAGACCCTTCTGGAAAAAGAGGTACTTGACCATAATGACCTTCGCGATCTGCTTGGAGATCATCCGGAAGGAAAATATCCGGAAGGCATTTTCAAAGATGACTACGAGACGGCCAAAGTAAACGGTAAACCATCCAAAGCAGAAACCGTCAAAGAGAATCTGGAAGAAGAGAATCTGGAAGAAGAGAATGAAGCGGTGGAGTCTAAGTCAGGTTCGGAAACGGATGGGCAAGAAGAAGGCAAGACTGAAAAACCGGATATTTCGAAAGAGTAATTAGGAAGCTTTCCTAAACTGATAATCGTAGAGATTCTAGATTAAGCGGCTATTTTTTAAAAAGTAGCCGCTTTTTTATTGGGTTATATTTTGATGTTCAGATCGACTTAAGAAAGGCTTTTCTTATATAAAACTGATTAACTGTACAATAGAGTGGCGATATTTGAAATTTGATAAAATTTACCCGACTAGATTTTATCCTACAAAGTAATGCCGAAAAGTTTGGCTCGTTAATTCATAGCCTGCTTTTCGAGTTGCTTCAAGTTTTGTGACTGTGCCAATTCAAAATTACTTGCCTCAATAGTATTGAGCCGGTCATATTTCATGGATCTTATGGCGACAAAATCATCCATATCGATTTGATCGGATTTCAAACAGTTCGTTACCTCTTCCCAAACCTCCCTAATTTGATAGGTTGTATCACACTGCTTGATCTTGGCAATCAATTGCTTTCTCATATTTCTAACCCGTTAAATATGTTCGTATGTAGAACTGCGATTAATCAATACAAGAATTATTCAGGCTATTTTCAAGGGATATGAGAAATTTTACAATTCTGATTGAAAACCAAAAAGTAATTTGCTTTTGCTGAGTTTTGAAAGAATAAACGTTGAGACCTGGGTAAGCCAATAAAATCGAAGATTATCTTAATAATATACCCAATGATTTAAGTTCTCGATGTTCATCTATGCTATCAGTGTCTCAATAGAAGAGCATCTAAACATTTGATAAATATACTGACCAGCTATTGAGTACCCTCAGGTTTCTTAATAAGCCGATATCATGCACTTCTTAACACTGGCTTAATTCTAGAGTAACAGAAGCGTAACCCTGTGTTAATTGTATGGCTAAATGAGTGTGCTATCCTTGCATCTCATGTTAAGGATTAAACTCTAATCAATCAGCACACTCATCGTGAAAGCACAAACTATAATACAACATTTTAAAATTTTAGGTCTCGCCTCAGCAACGATCCTGTTATTGGCAGGAACGAGCTTTGCTCAGGGCAGTAATTCACAATACGGCAAAATTGTCGGAAAGGTAGTGGATGCAGAAACCGGTGAAACGGTAATAGGAGCGAACGTAGTGATCAGCGGAACCAGCCAGGGTGATGCAACCGATATCGATGGAAAATATACCATTGACAAGGTGCAACCGGGTATCTATTCACTTACTGCTTCGTATATATCTTACACTAAGAAAACACTTACGGGTATTGAAGTTGATGCCGGTAAGGTTGTCACTGTGAATATTAAACTGAGCCCCGAAACACTAGGCCTGGAAGAGGTCATCGTCTCAGCACAAGCGGCAACGAATAATGAGGCCGGACTCCTTTCCATCCAGCGTAAGTCACTGGCCGTGCAAGACGGACTCTCTTCTGAATTTCTTGGCAAAACGGGAGACAGCAATGTAGCCGCTGCCATGAAGAGAGTGACCGGAGTTTCTATCATAGGTGACAACAACGTCTATGTAAGGGGACTCGGTAATCGCTACAGTAACATTCAACTCAACGGATCCCAGGTTCCATCTACCAGTCCTAACAAAAAAGAAGCACCAATTGATCTGGTAGGAAGCGGACTTGTAGATAATGTAGTCGTACAAAAGACCTATTCACCGGATCAGTCAGGTGAATTCTCCGGAGGGTCAGTCCAGATTACAACCCGTGAGTTTCCCGATGAGAAAAACTTCACACTCAACTACTCCACCAGCTACAACTCAGTATCGACCTTCGACAACATGTTGAGTTACAGCGGAAGCAGTACCGATTTTATCGGTTTTGATAATGGCAAACGGTCGCTGCCTTCCATTATCTCTTCACAACGGCTTACCTCCGGTGAAGTAGAAGGGCAGGCGGCCAGTCAGTTCCACAGTGACTGGAATATTACTGATTCCAACAAATCACTTCCCTCACAGAAGATTAGCATCAATTATGCCGATCAGTTTAATGAAGACCGATTACCCATCGGGCTCGTATCTAATTTCAGCTATAAGTATGAACAGAGAACAGAGCCTAACAAGACGATGCGTGAAATACAGAGCGCTTCAGACGTGGGTTCAGCCTTGTTGCGTTCTGACTATAGAAGTAATGTGGGTATTGAAAGAGCCAAGCTAAGCGGGATGCTCAACTTATTTACTAAGCCGAACAGCACTACAAAGATTGGGTTGAAAAATCTCTACTCCAACTCTGTGAACAACAGTGCTCATATCATTACCGGTGATTTTGTGAATGCACCCGCTGCGACCCGACAAACCATTCTTGACTTCGATAGGAGATCCATTTTTTCATCTACTCTTGAATTGGATAAAGCCTTTTTGAAATTTATGGATTCAAGACTGAAAGCGAATATCAGCTTTAGTCAGGCTATCCAGGACAGGCCGGATCGCAGAACTACCCAGTACAATCAGAGTACCGGTACAAATGCTTTCAACATCTTCTTTGATGACGGGGGTAATACCCATTACTTCGCGAAACAGAATGAAAAGAACTACTCTGCTGAAGTTAAGTATGAGTTCAATCCGCTAAAAATATTGAAGTTGAAGATGGGCGGAGCCGGGACCATCAGAGACCGAGATTTTGACGCCCGCAGGTTCCGGTACACAAATTTTAGCGGCGGATACCCAAGTGAGATACGT
This is a stretch of genomic DNA from Halalkalibaculum roseum. It encodes these proteins:
- a CDS encoding 4a-hydroxytetrahydrobiopterin dehydratase, whose translation is MAKPLTNEEISSALSDLDGWSHKDDKLNKEFSFENFRDALAFITRIAFEAEEQVHHPEIFNVYNTVKIALSTHDAGGKVTEKDLKLAKSIESLYNK
- a CDS encoding NADH-quinone oxidoreductase subunit N encodes the protein MDYLHDLYSFLPGIIVAVAGLLVIIIDSYKDDHDGIFGLTIFALVAALGVSIFDMLGPTGEAFSGMITYGGTAAFGSMVVLFGSLFCMLISREYLQAIDHNFGEVYAMVLFATTGMLGLAAANNLIMIFLGLETMSVCLYVLAGLIKEEKIGAEAALKYFLLGAFSTGFLLYGMALLYGATGSLNIYEIAAGASSDLLFIAGAGLLLVGFFFKISAVPFHMWTPDVYQGTPTTLTAYMATASKSATFVALILILSRMLPSDIGEWSEVIAIISIITMILGNIIALVQDNIKRMLAYSSIAHAGYLLVGLAAGTPEGYSAVLYYLFAYTIMNVGAFGVVAYYERQQGLDFTDINNYAGLGFKSPMMGVMLSIFLFSLAGIPPMIGFIGKYLVFAAAINAGMITLAVIGVLASAASVYYYLRPMVYLYMREPHKDLPLVHAGWLFKGSLLVLTILTIYFGIAPGELTELLSSYYSGDWVASRFMP
- the rpsF gene encoding 30S ribosomal protein S6; this encodes MSKNYYELTYIINPVLEDDQYEEIIGKFTDFIKGNDGEIDEVNEWGIRKFEFEMDGKTSGYYVNAFFDAPGDLIEKLERSMRIDDNIMRYLTLKYDAKMLRHRELQKKNAVPDIFAFDDDEEQNDEDED
- the rpsR gene encoding 30S ribosomal protein S18, whose amino-acid sequence is MIKNPSHPKKGHIRTRECKFTKAGIEYIDYKDTEVLQRFMNDQGRILPRRVTGTSAKYQRQLSRAIKRARFLGMIPYVADNLR
- the rplI gene encoding 50S ribosomal protein L9; the protein is MPNQMKLILKEDVNKLGESGDIVDVKPGYGRNYLIPQGKAIMATEGALKQLDAIKESAERRAELTVEAAKEMAERLETTSVTISVSVGEDERIHGTVTNQDVADALQERDIEIDRRKIELDQDIKTLGEYTATVNLIGEIKQQIKVWVVKE
- a CDS encoding protein-disulfide reductase DsbD family protein — its product is MKITSKIAMGIIVLMLSPFFVQAQLLDPVSFEVSQAPETVKAGEAFEITVEATIEGEWHLYSIANDPDAGPYPTQFSSKNPQLQLAGDVSESEAVIEYDPNFETDLGWHTSNATFTIPLAFQTDASGSSMIDVEVLYQVCDDKSCLPPKRKSITKGITISGVADQPYEGLTESDSGSPAASSADGSSGGTGGAQVDESTTGSATAGGFGGDGIFSFLWLALTAGFAALLTPCVFPMIPLTVSFFSKQKEGQRGKAVGQAFGFGIAIVLTFTILGALLALLIGASGANQFAANPWVNLMIALVLVVFAVSLLGAFELRLPYQVTNWLNRKSNESSGLTGVLFMALTISAVSFSCTAPFVGGVLAATAGGEWFYPIIGMMGFSAAFASPFVLFALFPRWLESLPKSGSWMNIVKVLLGFIELAAAFKFLSNADLVWGWGLVSRPLTIAAWIAIFLMAGLYILGVYSVKHETKPNQIGTGRLMLAIPFFLFSFYLIPGLLGASLGIWDAWLPPKQATDVSVVYSISQRGGGSDSGEEWENWSENYDESVEVAKTSGKPVFIDFTGYTCTNCRAMESNVFPLEPIQNNFEQMEKVRLYTDDGTDGPENQKFQFQLTGTVALPTYVIVNPHTGNVISQLVGYSDKDEFQSFLENGLNRYRNLEKSDTKVGLN
- a CDS encoding MotA/TolQ/ExbB proton channel family protein — protein: MTSSIALFLLQAGADQGFFNVIVEKFNEGGGWMWPVLIALILGLAIFLERIITLNLADIDTRKFVVNVQEALQEGGVPAAQELCSETRGPVASVFQAGLMRMDEGIEAAEKAISAYGSIEMSFLERGLVWLSLFIAIAPLLGFLGTVVGMIEAFDAIQAAGDISPTLVAGGIKVALLTTASGLLAGIILQVGYNYCVSKIDRLIAEMEESSITLIDSIVEMKQGGSPSASNPAGE
- a CDS encoding biopolymer transporter ExbD, whose amino-acid sequence is MLKKRKREDPEVGGSSMADIAFLLLIFFLLVTTIDVDTGIGMVLPPKPEENVEPPPIKERNMLKILVNAEGLILMDDTPTAITEVKQKVKDFVTNNGQDPNLSVSPDKAIVSLKTDRATPYRVYIDMLDEVMGAYDEIRNTAAQERFGRSLDQLGEDSEEFQQIKDLYPKKISIAEPDEG
- a CDS encoding ExbD/TolR family protein — protein: MGHFKKKSSNTSQEVPTTAMPDIVFMLLIFFMVTTVLREVELQVRVNFTQAENIEKIEQKRLVSYVYVGPERLSGNRLGPTKIQVDDALIEDVAAIRKLMYDKLQEQPKLIVSLRIDEETEAGIVNDIQQELREAGTLRINYSTKPEGNPGG